In Anabrus simplex isolate iqAnaSimp1 chromosome 4, ASM4041472v1, whole genome shotgun sequence, a single genomic region encodes these proteins:
- the LOC136872744 gene encoding protein DPCD, translating to MIIQNWLERIQKAQKIGIIQDGKRKIHYTFGDGLEMVEEYNMETDVLVKRAWRNRTKLKGDGAQWDVEIGDPEASLVSLESIGIKESSSAPFVTRRITKSALEWRIRNLPYPLNTYAVTAEPEKKCITVRTSNKKYYKTLSVPDLERVGLLPEQNRIQYSHKYNTLIITYQKPPEVVQLEKKILEEVKKVKTTKEGDPDCKPS from the coding sequence ATGATTATTCAGAATTGGCTCGAGCGAATACAGAAAGCTCAGAAGATTGGCATTATTCAAGATGGTAAACGGAAGATACATTATACTTTTGGAGATGGGTTAGAAATGGTAGAAGAGTATAATATGGAGACTGATGTTCTTGTGAAACGAGCTTGGAGGAATAGAACAAAACTTAAGGGAGACGGTGCTCAGTGGGATGTTGAAATAGGAGATCCAGAGGCAAGTCTTGTTAGTCTTGAATCTATTGGTATTAAAGAAAGCAGCAGTGCTCCTTTTGTGACGAGGAGAATTACGAAGTCGGCCTTGGAATGGAGGATAAGAAATCTTCCCTACCCCTTGAATACATATGCGGTTACAGCAGAACCTGAGAAGAAGTGTATTACTGTGCGAACAAGCAACAAGAAGTATTACAAAACTTTGAGTGTGCCAGATTTGGAACGTGTTGGTTTGTTACCTGAACAGAACCGTATCCAGTATTCTCATAAATACAATACGTTGATTATAACATATCAAAAGCCACCGGAGGTCGTACAGTTAGAAAAGAAGATTTTggaagaagtgaaaaaagtgaaaaccACAAAAGAAGGTGATCCTGACTGTAAGCCAAGCTGA